The following is a genomic window from Armatimonadota bacterium.
GCGCGGCATCGCCTTTCTGACAATCTGCTTGAAGCTGGCGACGGGAATCCCCGGGTAGTCGGGATCGGCCGATTCCCGGTACTCGATCATCAGCTCTGTCCATCGAATCTTGCTGCGGGCCTCGGCGTAGGCGCCACTCTCAGGGCCGATGATGAGCACCGGCGTGCCCGTCGCAGGCACGAACACCCCCGCGCTCTCGAAGGTCGGCCAATACTCGGAAAGGTATCGCACGTTCGCGAAATCCGCCTCATTGGAGTGCACCAGCGCCGCATCCAGGCCGGCCGCGCGGAGGTTGCGCTGGAACTTCTTCATCCGGTCGCCGTACTCGTGGTCAGGAATCGCCCGCATCTCATAGCTCCTTTGCAGCGTGCTGTGCCTGAAGAAACTGCGCTCCGCGCTCGAGCAGCTCGCCAATCAGCGCGTCCAACTGCTCCGCCGCGTACGGGCCGCAGTTCCGGACGATGAATGGGTCGGGCAGAACGCTCCCCTCGCCGAAGCGGATCTCTGTCTCCGGCATCGGGTGCAGTTCCCAGGGGTGAAAGTAGAAGCACAGGAACGGCTCGACCGCTTGGGCTCGACAGTAGCCGACATAGCCGTCAATGTGTCGCAGCAGCGCCTCCGCGCTTTCCGTGCGGAAGAGCGGCCACTGATCCCGGTCGCGACCGAAGGGGTCTTGCGACGTCATCGAGAGATCCGCGAAGTTGGGCAGTTCCACGATTCGCAGGTCACCCTCCTGAGTCCAGTCATCCCGGCTCGGGTGATATGGCCTCAGGCGCTCGCGGAAGTAGTACATCGGGTACGATGCGTCCGCGACGTAGCACAGAGACTCCAAGGCATTGACGACCGCGGTCGACCCGAACAGGCGCGGGCAGCGGAACGACACGGGACGGACGCCGGCCACCTGCTCAATGCAGTCGGTGCACCGGCGCAAGCGGTTGGGCACCTCCTCCGGCAGGATCGGCATCATGCCGGGGATATCGAACAGCGCATCGCCGATCGTCTCGTGGAACAGCGTGTGCGCGCCAATCTCGTGTCCTCGCTGCTTGACCGCCCGCACCACCTCAGGATGTTTCGTGACACTGTCGCCGGTGAAGAAGAAGGTAGCGCTGATGCCATGGCGCTCGAGGATATCGAGAATGATCGGGGTGCCGTTG
Proteins encoded in this region:
- a CDS encoding polysaccharide deacetylase family protein, which codes for MSKLTVVLGFDMETDIGSWTPFYEGLVNGTPIILDILERHGISATFFFTGDSVTKHPEVVRAVKQRGHEIGAHTLFHETIGDALFDIPGMMPILPEEVPNRLRRCTDCIEQVAGVRPVSFRCPRLFGSTAVVNALESLCYVADASYPMYYFRERLRPYHPSRDDWTQEGDLRIVELPNFADLSMTSQDPFGRDRDQWPLFRTESAEALLRHIDGYVGYCRAQAVEPFLCFYFHPWELHPMPETEIRFGEGSVLPDPFIVRNCGPYAAEQLDALIGELLERGAQFLQAQHAAKEL